From a single Streptomyces liliifuscus genomic region:
- a CDS encoding TetR/AcrR family transcriptional regulator: MSYGDVMTSKAPRSARSVERRAEILRATLEVIAERGYRGASLAAVAERVGLTQQGLLHHFPTKEALLVAVMAERDQWDAMPATRLRLDLLDQLVEYNAMRPGIVQTFSALLGESVTEGHPAREFFTERYEAVRANMAQVLRADYGERLPSGLTPERAAPLLVAVMDGLQYQWLLAPESVDMPAAFRDFLTLLGEGPGVSGG, encoded by the coding sequence GTGTCGTACGGTGACGTCATGACGAGCAAGGCGCCCCGGTCGGCCAGGAGCGTGGAGCGGCGCGCGGAGATCCTCCGGGCGACGCTGGAGGTGATCGCCGAGCGCGGTTACCGGGGCGCGAGCCTGGCCGCCGTCGCCGAGCGGGTCGGGCTCACCCAGCAGGGGCTGCTGCACCACTTCCCCACCAAGGAGGCGCTGCTCGTCGCCGTGATGGCGGAGCGCGACCAGTGGGACGCGATGCCCGCCACCAGGCTGCGGCTCGATCTGCTGGACCAGCTGGTCGAGTACAACGCGATGCGGCCCGGGATCGTGCAGACCTTCTCGGCGCTGCTCGGCGAGAGCGTCACGGAGGGGCACCCGGCCCGTGAGTTCTTCACCGAGCGGTACGAGGCGGTGCGCGCGAACATGGCGCAGGTGCTGCGGGCCGACTACGGGGAGCGGCTGCCGAGCGGGCTCACGCCTGAGCGGGCCGCTCCCCTGCTCGTCGCGGTGATGGACGGGCTGCAGTACCAGTGGCTGCTCGCGCCGGAGTCGGTGGACATGCCGGCGGCGTTCCGCGACTTCCTCACGCTGCTGGGCGAAGGCCCCGGGGTCAGCGGGGGCTGA
- a CDS encoding LysR family transcriptional regulator produces MAAMQTPHTESDADALVGGAVGVGTGGPDDVPGLSTVWLRVFLEVARHGSFTVAGRVLGWTQSAVSRQVASLEAALGGAPLFDRLPRGVRLTGAGRALVPHAEAVTERLRDTARELASLREASSGRLRVGAFATADAALVPRAIAAFRARHPGVRLTREEGLTPALLDALTAGDLDLAVVSTTGRAPLDAHELHHLLDESLYVAVPAGHPLSGLPSIQLSQLADADWISGSSRPEGTLLDMALLHGFRPRVAHVVAEWTAKQGYVAAGLGVTLIPALAAESVRPDIALLPVHDEGAPARAVYAATARGRHPEPSTSAFLAALREAAAKIPSPRT; encoded by the coding sequence ATGGCCGCCATGCAGACACCGCATACCGAAAGCGACGCCGACGCCCTGGTCGGCGGGGCCGTGGGGGTGGGGACCGGCGGCCCGGACGACGTGCCGGGCCTCTCGACCGTCTGGCTGCGGGTCTTCCTGGAGGTGGCCCGGCACGGGTCGTTCACGGTGGCGGGGCGGGTGCTCGGCTGGACGCAGTCGGCGGTGTCGCGGCAGGTCGCCTCGCTGGAGGCGGCGCTCGGCGGGGCCCCGCTCTTCGACCGGCTGCCGAGAGGGGTTCGGCTGACGGGGGCGGGGCGGGCGCTCGTCCCGCACGCCGAGGCCGTCACCGAGCGACTCCGCGACACGGCACGGGAGTTGGCGTCACTGCGCGAGGCGTCGAGCGGCAGACTGCGGGTCGGTGCGTTCGCGACGGCCGACGCGGCGCTGGTGCCTCGCGCCATCGCCGCCTTCCGCGCCCGGCACCCGGGGGTCCGGCTCACCCGCGAGGAGGGGCTGACACCGGCCCTCCTCGACGCCCTCACCGCGGGCGACCTCGACCTCGCGGTCGTCTCCACGACGGGCCGCGCCCCGCTGGACGCCCACGAACTGCACCACCTCCTCGACGAGTCCCTGTACGTGGCCGTCCCGGCGGGCCATCCCCTCTCCGGCCTCCCGTCCATCCAGCTGTCCCAACTCGCCGACGCCGACTGGATATCCGGCAGCTCCCGCCCCGAGGGCACCCTCCTCGACATGGCTCTGCTGCACGGTTTCCGCCCGCGTGTGGCACACGTCGTCGCCGAGTGGACGGCCAAGCAGGGGTACGTGGCCGCCGGGCTCGGGGTGACCCTGATCCCGGCGCTGGCCGCCGAGTCCGTACGCCCCGACATCGCTCTCCTGCCGGTCCACGACGAGGGGGCGCCGGCCCGGGCGGTGTACGCGGCGACGGCCCGGGGCAGACACCCGGAGCCGTCCACGTCGGCGTTCCTGGCCGCCCTGCGCGAGGCGGCGGCGAAGATCCCCTCGCCCCGCACCTGA
- a CDS encoding C15 family peptidase, with product MTHIRVQLGALGLALLTGLAAPPAHAAEDPAAAPTVEERRLDRAAPQEILARSGFATVAPEFVRALGKTRSYAQAERVVERQGARLWQRAVDRAQGRGPAGGDLSRDDDRPLYWARLGMTREVRQWEPRFGLTEAQRTRLLTSLERTSRGQDTIRYPHSKGIKRILVTGFDPFTLDRDIRISNPSGATALALDGTVIETADGPARIETAVFPVRWQDFADGTVERTLRPQLPRVDLFTTVSQGRVGRFDVERTNGAWRGGFGDNENLSRTETIPVTDPASQPQWTSTTLPYKDIVAASTGRFPVYDNTSVTEIPAGGTTPVVRPEGPTAGSTARAGGGGDYLSNEIAYRATLLRDRLGLTASLPGGHVHTPVLQFGTGNTDPASGTVTDPQFIQNRLDIIAQVRSILKVAADVTG from the coding sequence TTGACGCACATACGTGTTCAGCTCGGCGCCCTCGGCCTGGCCCTGCTGACCGGCCTCGCGGCCCCGCCCGCCCACGCGGCGGAGGACCCCGCCGCCGCGCCCACCGTGGAGGAACGGCGACTCGACAGGGCGGCGCCCCAGGAGATCCTGGCCCGCTCCGGATTCGCCACAGTGGCACCGGAGTTCGTACGAGCACTGGGCAAGACCCGTTCGTACGCGCAGGCCGAGCGGGTGGTCGAACGGCAGGGCGCGCGACTGTGGCAGCGGGCCGTGGACCGCGCGCAGGGCCGGGGCCCGGCGGGCGGCGACCTGAGCCGGGACGACGACCGCCCGCTGTACTGGGCTCGGCTCGGCATGACCCGTGAAGTACGCCAGTGGGAGCCGCGGTTCGGCCTCACCGAAGCCCAACGGACCCGTCTGCTCACCTCACTCGAGCGCACCTCCCGCGGGCAGGACACCATCCGCTACCCGCACTCCAAGGGCATCAAGCGAATCCTGGTGACGGGCTTCGACCCGTTCACGCTGGACCGGGACATCCGGATCTCCAACCCGTCCGGAGCCACGGCCCTCGCGCTCGACGGCACGGTGATCGAGACGGCGGACGGCCCGGCCCGTATCGAGACCGCCGTCTTCCCGGTCCGCTGGCAGGACTTCGCCGACGGCACGGTGGAGCGGACCCTGCGCCCGCAGCTCCCCCGTGTCGACCTGTTCACGACGGTCAGCCAGGGCCGGGTGGGCCGGTTCGACGTCGAGCGCACCAACGGGGCCTGGCGGGGCGGCTTCGGGGACAACGAGAATCTCTCCCGCACCGAGACCATCCCGGTCACGGACCCGGCCTCGCAGCCGCAGTGGACGTCGACGACCCTGCCGTACAAGGACATCGTGGCCGCGAGCACGGGCCGATTCCCCGTGTACGACAACACGTCGGTGACCGAGATCCCGGCGGGCGGCACCACTCCCGTCGTACGCCCCGAGGGACCGACCGCCGGCTCGACCGCCCGCGCGGGCGGCGGAGGCGACTACCTCTCCAACGAGATCGCGTACCGCGCGACGCTTCTGCGGGACCGGCTGGGCCTCACCGCCTCGCTCCCCGGCGGTCATGTCCACACGCCGGTCCTGCAGTTCGGGACGGGCAACACGGATCCGGCGAGCGGGACGGTCACCGACCCCCAGTTCATCCAGAACCGGCTGGACATCATCGCCCAGGTCCGATCGATCCTGAAGGTGGCGGCGGACGTCACCGGCTGA
- a CDS encoding EamA family transporter: MTIGILLALLAAVGYGTSDFIGGFGSGRVSAWAVAFTGQLAGAAAIVGVSLAMPGTPSLRDFGWATLAGLGGAIGSAFLYRGLASGSMGTAAPVSAVGAAILPVLVGSALGERPTSLVWLGVLVALPGIWLVAHESGADPAAGRRPAMIDGGIAGLGFGCLFVATAQIPSSAGVLPLAVSQLIGAVVIAVIATALRRPWRSGVRHLHWGVVAGTLGAVGTCLYLAATQAADLGVTAVLTSLYPAITVLLAVVCLKERIRPTQRLGLATCGAAVVLVAIG; this comes from the coding sequence ATGACCATCGGGATCCTGCTGGCGTTGCTGGCCGCCGTCGGGTACGGCACCTCCGACTTCATCGGAGGCTTCGGCTCGGGGCGGGTCTCGGCCTGGGCGGTCGCGTTCACAGGGCAGCTGGCCGGTGCGGCGGCCATCGTCGGTGTCAGCTTGGCGATGCCCGGGACCCCGTCACTGCGGGACTTCGGCTGGGCGACGCTGGCCGGTCTCGGCGGTGCGATCGGGTCGGCCTTCCTCTATCGCGGTCTCGCCTCCGGCAGCATGGGGACCGCGGCACCGGTCTCGGCCGTCGGCGCCGCGATCCTGCCCGTCCTGGTCGGCTCCGCCCTCGGCGAGCGGCCGACCTCGCTCGTCTGGCTCGGCGTCCTCGTCGCGTTGCCCGGTATCTGGCTGGTGGCTCACGAGAGTGGCGCAGACCCGGCGGCCGGTCGCCGGCCGGCGATGATCGACGGCGGAATCGCCGGGCTGGGTTTCGGCTGCCTGTTCGTCGCCACCGCTCAGATTCCGTCCTCCGCCGGCGTGCTGCCGCTGGCCGTGAGCCAGCTGATCGGTGCCGTCGTGATCGCCGTGATCGCCACCGCACTCCGCCGGCCCTGGCGTTCTGGTGTCAGGCACCTGCACTGGGGCGTCGTCGCCGGCACGCTCGGCGCGGTCGGTACCTGTCTCTATCTCGCCGCCACCCAGGCCGCCGACCTCGGCGTGACCGCGGTCCTCACCTCGCTCTACCCGGCGATCACGGTTCTGCTGGCCGTCGTGTGCCTGAAGGAACGCATCCGCCCCACCCAGCGCCTCGGCCTCGCCACCTGCGGAGCCGCCGTCGTCCTCGTCGCCATCGGATGA
- a CDS encoding M14 family zinc carboxypeptidase, producing the protein MSTATPAEVRVRLPRPALIATATATAAATLLLTPNGAVADPTPGPAPQSAPPVREGSGLSDLSDRAAARAPESTTDRALTAPVTELTDGTGTAGGTRGYPREQVLTPDPENPADKSIKLGLTPYHAIAPKLNALQRLGDRVSVEVAGRSAGGHRLYLVTVTAPESTRQARAQERMRELIENAPSAAAKDPSVKRTYKTPVFFNNNIHGNEWEGTDAALKLIEKLATAQDRSTTDLLARNRVYFNITANPDGRVAGTRANANGFDLNRDFVTASQPEVRAMRRIAIDKQPAVMVDLHGYVNGTLIEPTTPPHGENYEYDLFLKNTYANALGMEAAVNGLGYTPAKDGVEPAQIPFRDQEEGWDDWPPIFTPQYMPFHGAVAAHTVEFPMAVNNDEYDDLPVTELRRRSAINVAIAGAAMRASLDYTQANRTSLIADQIEVFRRSVTGAAQVPVSPETVPGVPGIGPEDVYTTDFPRAYVIPAGAKAQRSATAAARLVDHLLANDVQVRRATKDFGLGGKTYAKGSYVVDLRQPKRGMANVMLADGRDISDKVSVMYDISGWSLGRLWGATVDTVRTSKLSVPDRAVHEAANVGYVAPRGTLRLRLDDAREIAALNSLLADGVSVRGAADGSAIVPASARTRAAALAKKYDVAFDATKAAGTAPLHRVRVAAAVTPGELFALREMNFDVTPVSTAILNAGFDWSKADVLFASAGLNHAGLNTAARAALDAFLDREGLVGRGATGAALNAAAGLLAVKPVEGNGDANGVVRVVNSAGGVTSGAPDHSFVYAPLWFTDLGPGVRVEQSYAAGNPLVSGHWRALEDGSGGPAQAAGRASVVSGPHAVLFGTEPLFRDHPKGQFPQVARALLTVS; encoded by the coding sequence ATGTCCACAGCAACTCCAGCGGAGGTACGCGTGCGTCTACCGAGACCCGCCCTGATCGCCACGGCCACCGCCACCGCGGCGGCCACGCTCCTGCTCACCCCGAACGGCGCGGTCGCCGACCCCACGCCCGGTCCCGCACCCCAGTCCGCTCCCCCGGTCCGCGAGGGCTCAGGTCTCTCCGATCTCTCCGACCGGGCGGCCGCCAGAGCCCCGGAGAGCACGACGGACCGCGCCCTCACCGCCCCGGTCACCGAGCTCACCGACGGCACCGGCACCGCCGGAGGCACCCGCGGCTACCCCCGCGAGCAGGTGCTCACCCCGGACCCGGAGAACCCGGCCGACAAGTCCATCAAGCTGGGCCTCACCCCGTACCACGCCATCGCCCCGAAGCTGAACGCCCTCCAGCGGCTCGGCGACCGGGTGAGCGTGGAGGTGGCGGGGCGCTCGGCCGGCGGACACCGTCTCTACCTGGTCACCGTCACCGCGCCGGAGTCCACGCGCCAGGCCCGCGCCCAGGAACGTATGCGCGAACTGATCGAGAACGCGCCCTCGGCCGCAGCCAAGGACCCGTCGGTCAAGCGCACTTACAAGACGCCCGTGTTCTTCAACAACAACATCCACGGCAACGAGTGGGAGGGCACGGACGCGGCCCTCAAGCTGATCGAGAAGCTCGCCACCGCCCAGGACCGGTCCACCACCGATCTGCTCGCCCGCAACCGCGTGTACTTCAACATCACCGCGAACCCGGACGGCCGTGTCGCCGGCACCCGCGCCAACGCCAACGGCTTCGATCTGAACCGTGACTTCGTGACCGCCTCGCAGCCCGAGGTCCGCGCGATGCGCCGGATCGCGATCGACAAGCAGCCGGCAGTCATGGTCGACCTGCACGGGTACGTCAACGGCACGCTCATCGAGCCCACGACTCCCCCGCACGGCGAGAACTACGAGTACGACCTCTTCCTGAAGAACACCTACGCCAACGCCCTGGGCATGGAGGCCGCCGTCAACGGCCTCGGCTACACGCCCGCCAAGGACGGCGTGGAGCCAGCCCAGATCCCGTTCCGGGACCAGGAGGAGGGCTGGGACGACTGGCCGCCGATCTTCACCCCTCAGTACATGCCGTTCCACGGCGCGGTCGCGGCGCACACGGTCGAGTTCCCGATGGCGGTGAACAACGACGAGTACGACGACCTGCCCGTCACCGAGCTGCGCCGCCGCTCGGCGATCAACGTCGCCATCGCGGGCGCGGCGATGCGCGCGAGCCTCGACTACACACAGGCGAACCGCACTTCGCTGATCGCCGACCAGATCGAGGTCTTCCGCCGGAGTGTCACGGGCGCCGCGCAGGTCCCGGTCTCGCCGGAGACGGTTCCGGGCGTGCCGGGCATCGGCCCTGAGGACGTCTACACGACGGACTTCCCGCGCGCGTACGTGATCCCGGCGGGCGCGAAGGCACAGCGCTCGGCCACCGCCGCGGCCCGGCTCGTCGACCACCTGCTCGCCAACGACGTCCAGGTCCGGCGCGCGACAAAGGACTTCGGGCTCGGCGGGAAGACATACGCGAAGGGGTCGTACGTCGTCGATCTGCGCCAGCCCAAACGCGGCATGGCCAATGTGATGCTGGCGGACGGACGGGACATCAGCGACAAGGTGTCCGTGATGTACGACATCTCGGGCTGGAGTCTCGGCCGTCTGTGGGGCGCGACCGTCGACACCGTACGGACGTCGAAGCTCTCCGTGCCGGACCGCGCGGTGCACGAGGCCGCGAACGTCGGCTATGTGGCGCCTCGCGGCACGCTCCGGCTGCGGCTCGACGACGCCCGTGAGATCGCGGCCCTCAACTCCCTTCTCGCGGACGGGGTTTCGGTGCGCGGGGCGGCCGACGGCAGTGCGATCGTGCCCGCCTCGGCCCGTACGAGGGCTGCGGCCCTGGCGAAGAAGTACGACGTGGCCTTCGACGCGACGAAGGCGGCCGGGACCGCCCCGCTCCACCGCGTGCGGGTCGCCGCGGCCGTCACGCCCGGCGAGCTGTTCGCGCTGCGCGAGATGAACTTCGACGTGACGCCCGTCTCCACGGCGATCCTCAACGCGGGCTTCGACTGGTCGAAGGCGGACGTGCTGTTCGCCTCCGCGGGTCTGAACCACGCGGGCCTCAACACGGCCGCACGCGCCGCCCTGGACGCCTTCCTCGACCGCGAGGGCCTCGTCGGCCGCGGAGCCACCGGAGCGGCCCTCAACGCCGCCGCGGGGCTTCTGGCGGTCAAGCCCGTCGAGGGCAACGGTGACGCCAACGGCGTTGTGCGCGTGGTCAATTCGGCCGGCGGAGTGACCTCCGGCGCCCCGGACCACAGTTTCGTCTACGCGCCGCTGTGGTTCACGGACCTCGGCCCCGGGGTCCGGGTGGAGCAGTCGTACGCGGCCGGGAACCCGCTCGTGTCCGGGCACTGGCGTGCACTGGAGGACGGCAGCGGCGGTCCGGCGCAGGCCGCGGGGCGGGCCTCGGTGGTCAGCGGTCCGCATGCCGTCCTGTTCGGCACGGAGCCGCTGTTCCGTGATCATCCGAAGGGGCAGTTCCCACAGGTCGCACGTGCTTTGCTGACAGTGTCCTGA
- a CDS encoding RidA family protein has product MQTTLDNPPSAPQPANAYYSQVARVELDGGGVMLYLSGQIADGDTLAEQSRGVFETIDALLKAHGATLADVINIRTYLTDIDRLHEYGSVRREFLTGTAPTSMTFEVSRLFKPEALVEVEVVAAVSPR; this is encoded by the coding sequence ATGCAGACGACGCTCGACAACCCGCCCTCCGCCCCGCAGCCCGCCAACGCCTACTACTCCCAGGTCGCCCGGGTCGAACTCGACGGCGGGGGAGTGATGTTGTACCTCTCCGGACAGATCGCCGACGGAGACACCCTGGCCGAACAGTCCCGCGGGGTCTTCGAGACCATCGACGCCCTGCTCAAGGCGCACGGAGCCACCCTCGCCGACGTCATCAACATCCGTACGTATCTGACGGACATCGACAGACTCCACGAATACGGCTCCGTACGACGGGAGTTCCTCACCGGGACCGCCCCCACCAGCATGACCTTCGAGGTGTCCCGCCTCTTCAAGCCGGAGGCCCTCGTCGAGGTGGAGGTCGTCGCCGCCGTCAGCCCCCGCTGA
- a CDS encoding EI24 domain-containing protein, with product MHDLGVGFGYLVRGQRWVTRHGKQFGFGLIPGLITLVLYAAALTALALWGTDFTAWATPFADDWSSPWLGLFRGFLTAVLFALALLLSVITFTAVTLLLGQPFYENLSEKVDRDVSPDGTAPESGLPLWRELLISARDSLRVVARALVWGVLLFALGFIPFVGQTVVPVIGFFVTGFFLTEELTAVALQRRGVVLRDRLTMLRSRKRLIWGFGTPLGLAFLVPFVAVFLMPGAVAGATLMARDLMGEETREEEDEDEGEQAGSVSR from the coding sequence ATGCATGATCTTGGCGTGGGGTTCGGCTACTTGGTGCGGGGACAGCGGTGGGTGACCCGCCACGGAAAGCAGTTCGGCTTCGGACTGATCCCCGGCCTCATCACCCTCGTCCTGTACGCCGCAGCCCTCACCGCCCTGGCCCTGTGGGGCACGGACTTCACCGCCTGGGCCACCCCCTTCGCAGACGACTGGTCGAGCCCCTGGCTCGGCCTCTTCCGCGGATTCCTGACGGCCGTCCTCTTCGCCCTCGCCCTCCTCCTCTCCGTGATCACGTTCACCGCCGTGACGCTCCTCCTCGGCCAGCCCTTCTACGAGAACCTCTCGGAGAAGGTGGACAGGGACGTCTCCCCGGACGGCACGGCACCCGAGTCGGGCCTGCCCCTGTGGCGCGAGCTCCTGATCTCCGCACGGGACAGCCTCAGGGTCGTGGCCAGGGCCCTGGTCTGGGGCGTACTGCTCTTCGCGCTCGGGTTCATCCCGTTCGTCGGACAGACCGTCGTCCCGGTGATCGGCTTCTTCGTCACGGGCTTCTTCCTCACCGAGGAACTGACGGCGGTCGCCCTGCAACGCCGCGGTGTCGTACTCCGCGACCGCCTCACCATGCTCCGCTCCCGCAAGAGGCTGATCTGGGGTTTCGGCACTCCGCTGGGCCTCGCCTTCCTCGTCCCCTTCGTGGCCGTCTTCCTGATGCCCGGCGCGGTCGCGGGCGCCACCTTGATGGCTCGCGATCTGATGGGCGAGGAGACCCGCGAAGAAGAGGACGAGGACGAGGGAGAGCAGGCCGGCAGCGTCAGCCGGTGA
- a CDS encoding dihydrofolate reductase family protein, which yields MTYSLPDTAPQTAAGKVLWHFTMSLDGFVAGPNHAMNWMTGIVNPRADITQEYVETTGAILGGRDGFDAFPDADSTYDGTMQGTVFILTHHPEDAPPTPRTTFLNCGVAEAVRIGLEAADGKNLEILSASVGRQALELGLIDEIDLHIAPVLLGDGIRLFDNPGGAPVKLRLLNGDIPTAEINVRYRPAADDQQP from the coding sequence ATGACGTACTCACTGCCCGACACCGCACCGCAGACCGCCGCAGGCAAGGTCCTCTGGCACTTCACGATGTCGCTCGACGGCTTCGTCGCCGGCCCCAACCACGCGATGAACTGGATGACCGGGATCGTCAACCCCCGGGCCGACATCACCCAGGAGTACGTCGAGACCACCGGCGCCATCCTCGGCGGCCGGGACGGCTTCGACGCCTTCCCCGACGCCGACTCCACCTACGACGGCACGATGCAGGGAACCGTGTTCATCCTCACCCACCACCCCGAGGACGCCCCGCCCACCCCGAGGACGACGTTCCTGAACTGCGGTGTGGCCGAAGCGGTCCGGATCGGCCTCGAGGCCGCCGACGGCAAGAACCTGGAGATCCTCTCCGCCTCGGTCGGCCGGCAGGCCCTCGAACTCGGTCTGATCGACGAGATCGACCTGCACATCGCCCCCGTCCTGCTCGGCGACGGAATCCGCCTGTTCGACAACCCCGGCGGCGCCCCCGTCAAACTCCGACTGCTCAACGGCGACATCCCCACAGCCGAGATCAACGTCAGGTACCGGCCGGCCGCCGACGACCAGCAGCCCTAG
- the pdxR gene encoding MocR-like pyridoxine biosynthesis transcription factor PdxR translates to MAVRWVGIGPELLIGLDRSSPEPIGQQLQRELRGAIRAGRLSAGERLPSSRSLAGQLQVSRGLVVESYDQLAAEGYLITATGSGTRVAPSTSARDAPRRPKRDDRTRPAPIEVDFEYGIPDLLSFPMQDWLWALTQAARGAGSAAMGDETGSGSVQLRGVLAGYHRRVRAGTAEAEDAIIVNGFRHGLNLVFGTLAHAGHDTVALEDPGPREHDELATRAGLSPIAVPVDEEGVDVEALAASGARAVLVTPAHQCPTGVVLSAQRRRDLIAWAEEVDGLVLEDDYDAEFRYDRQPVGSLQGLAPDRVIALGSVSKTLAPGIRIGWLLAPPRLLEPLAREKHLTSRGVPALDQTALALLIESGRFDRHLRRMRDIYHARRQTLVTELAEHAPGIRLDGLDAGCHALLRLPPKPTEKDLVDRIAAQGVQVYGLDRYRTAGATGPTAFSPALVLGFGNVNESRISHGVRILAAALNT, encoded by the coding sequence ATGGCGGTGCGCTGGGTCGGGATCGGGCCGGAACTGCTCATCGGCCTGGACCGGTCAAGTCCCGAACCGATCGGACAGCAGCTCCAGCGCGAGCTGCGCGGCGCGATCCGCGCCGGCCGGCTCTCCGCGGGGGAGCGGTTGCCGTCCAGCCGGTCCCTCGCCGGGCAACTTCAGGTGTCCCGTGGTCTGGTCGTGGAGTCCTACGACCAACTGGCCGCGGAGGGCTACCTGATCACCGCGACCGGATCCGGCACGCGGGTCGCTCCGAGCACGTCCGCACGCGATGCGCCGCGGCGACCGAAACGGGACGACCGCACGCGGCCGGCGCCGATCGAGGTCGACTTCGAGTACGGAATCCCTGACCTCCTGTCGTTCCCGATGCAGGACTGGCTGTGGGCGCTCACCCAGGCCGCACGGGGGGCGGGATCCGCTGCCATGGGCGATGAAACGGGCTCGGGCTCCGTACAGCTCCGCGGTGTCCTCGCGGGCTACCACCGGCGCGTCCGAGCCGGTACCGCCGAAGCCGAGGACGCGATCATCGTGAACGGCTTCCGGCACGGCCTCAACCTGGTCTTCGGTACGCTCGCGCACGCCGGCCACGACACGGTCGCTCTGGAGGACCCTGGACCCCGCGAGCACGACGAACTCGCCACCCGGGCAGGCCTTTCACCGATCGCGGTACCCGTCGACGAGGAGGGTGTGGACGTGGAGGCGCTGGCCGCGTCCGGAGCCCGCGCCGTCCTGGTCACACCGGCTCATCAATGCCCGACCGGAGTCGTCCTGAGCGCACAGCGCCGCCGCGACCTGATCGCCTGGGCCGAGGAGGTCGACGGACTCGTTCTCGAAGACGACTACGACGCCGAGTTCCGCTACGACCGTCAGCCGGTCGGCTCGCTGCAGGGCCTCGCACCGGACCGGGTCATCGCGCTCGGTTCGGTCAGCAAGACACTGGCGCCAGGCATCCGGATCGGCTGGCTGCTGGCCCCACCACGACTCCTCGAACCGTTGGCGCGGGAGAAACACCTGACCAGCCGCGGAGTACCCGCGCTCGACCAGACCGCACTGGCGCTGCTGATCGAGTCCGGACGCTTCGACCGGCATCTGCGCAGGATGCGCGACATCTACCACGCGCGCCGCCAGACCCTGGTCACCGAACTCGCCGAGCACGCCCCCGGCATCCGGCTCGACGGCTTGGACGCAGGCTGCCACGCCCTCCTGCGGCTCCCCCCGAAGCCGACCGAGAAGGACCTGGTGGACCGCATCGCCGCCCAGGGCGTCCAGGTCTACGGTCTCGATCGCTACCGCACCGCCGGCGCGACCGGTCCGACCGCGTTCAGCCCTGCCCTGGTACTCGGCTTCGGCAACGTCAACGAGTCCAGGATCAGCCACGGCGTACGAATCCTCGCGGCAGCGCTGAACACCTGA